A window of Methanobrevibacter olleyae contains these coding sequences:
- a CDS encoding signal peptidase I: MDIDLKEIAVYIILIAVVLIIAQHLNVVVSGSMEPVMYRGDIVVLEKANLLGIEEFSPADVKVGDIVVYDAVWHEGPVIHRVIDIGKINGTTVFKIKGDNNEGADPYWVTEKQITSRVLTFGDQPIIIPKIGYISIWIRGL, encoded by the coding sequence TTGGATATAGATTTAAAAGAAATAGCAGTTTATATAATCCTTATAGCAGTTGTCCTTATTATTGCACAACACTTAAATGTAGTTGTATCTGGCAGTATGGAACCTGTTATGTATAGGGGAGATATTGTAGTACTTGAAAAAGCTAACTTACTAGGAATAGAAGAATTTAGTCCCGCTGATGTTAAAGTTGGAGATATTGTAGTTTATGATGCAGTTTGGCATGAAGGGCCAGTTATTCATAGAGTAATTGATATTGGTAAAATTAATGGTACTACTGTATTTAAGATTAAGGGGGATAATAATGAGGGTGCTGATCCTTATTGGGTTACAGAAAAGCAAATAACTTCAAGGGTTTTAACTTTTGGCGATCAACCTATAATTATCCCTAAAATAGGATATATCTCTATATGGATTAGAGGACTTTAA
- the ilvD gene encoding dihydroxy-acid dehydratase, which produces MNSDNVKKGVQRAPHRSLLRACGLKDDDFDKPFIGIANSYTDIVPGHIHLRELVEYVKEGIREAGGIPFEFDTMAICDGIAMNHEGMKYSLASREIVVSTVESMTMGHCFDGLVLMPSCDKVVPGMLMAAARLDIPSIFVTGGPMAPGHFKGKNADLITVFEAVGELSSGKITEEELYELENCACPGAGSCSGLFTANTMACITETLGMSLPYCATTLALSDAKKDLAIATGKRIVEMVQEDLKPSDIMTQEAFENAIAMDMALGGSSNTALHIPAIAYELEEKGIHADLDLFDKISDKVAHITLLSPAGEDTMADLHEDGGIPAVLKTIESKLSTDVMTCTGKTLEENLKYAKVSGNGVIHSLEDPIHEAGGLTVLKGNLAPNGSIVKSAAVPEDLMQLKGPAKVYNSEEDAVEAIFNHELKEGDILVIRCEGPRGGPGMREMLNPTSAIMGMGIKNVGLITDGRFSGGTRGPCIGHVSPEAMSGGPIAALKDGDIIEIDITNGNLNVELSDEEIKERIENADLPEKKVKGWLNIYRRSVSSADEGAVLR; this is translated from the coding sequence ATGAATAGTGATAATGTAAAAAAAGGGGTACAAAGAGCTCCACATAGATCATTACTTCGTGCTTGCGGATTAAAAGATGATGATTTTGATAAACCATTTATTGGAATAGCAAATAGTTATACAGATATTGTACCTGGTCATATTCACCTTAGAGAATTAGTGGAATATGTAAAAGAGGGTATAAGAGAAGCTGGAGGGATTCCATTTGAATTTGATACTATGGCTATTTGTGATGGAATTGCAATGAATCATGAAGGTATGAAATATTCACTTGCTTCACGTGAAATCGTAGTAAGCACTGTAGAAAGTATGACTATGGGACATTGTTTTGATGGCCTTGTATTAATGCCAAGTTGTGATAAAGTTGTTCCTGGAATGTTAATGGCAGCTGCAAGATTAGATATTCCCTCTATTTTTGTAACTGGTGGACCAATGGCACCAGGTCATTTTAAAGGGAAAAATGCCGATTTAATCACTGTATTTGAAGCAGTTGGTGAATTATCCTCTGGTAAAATTACAGAAGAAGAATTATATGAATTGGAAAATTGTGCATGTCCTGGTGCAGGAAGTTGTTCTGGTTTATTTACAGCAAATACTATGGCATGTATAACTGAAACTCTTGGTATGAGTTTACCATATTGTGCTACAACTCTTGCATTATCTGATGCTAAAAAAGATTTAGCAATAGCTACTGGTAAAAGGATTGTAGAAATGGTGCAAGAGGATTTAAAACCTTCTGACATTATGACTCAAGAGGCTTTTGAAAATGCTATTGCAATGGATATGGCTCTTGGTGGTTCAAGTAACACTGCATTACATATTCCAGCTATTGCATATGAACTTGAAGAGAAAGGTATTCATGCAGATTTAGATTTATTTGACAAGATAAGTGATAAAGTAGCTCATATTACACTTTTATCTCCTGCAGGTGAAGACACTATGGCAGATTTACATGAAGATGGAGGAATTCCAGCAGTACTAAAAACAATTGAATCTAAATTAAGCACTGATGTTATGACTTGCACTGGAAAAACTTTAGAAGAAAACTTAAAATATGCAAAGGTTAGTGGTAATGGGGTTATTCATTCACTTGAAGATCCTATTCATGAAGCAGGAGGACTAACTGTATTAAAAGGTAATCTTGCCCCTAATGGTTCTATTGTAAAATCTGCAGCTGTACCTGAAGATTTAATGCAACTTAAAGGACCAGCTAAAGTTTATAATAGTGAAGAAGATGCTGTTGAAGCTATTTTTAACCATGAACTTAAAGAAGGAGACATCCTTGTAATCAGATGTGAAGGGCCAAGAGGAGGTCCTGGAATGAGAGAAATGTTAAACCCAACATCAGCTATTATGGGAATGGGTATTAAAAATGTAGGTTTAATTACTGATGGACGTTTCTCTGGTGGTACAAGAGGTCCTTGTATAGGTCATGTATCTCCTGAAGCTATGAGTGGAGGGCCAATTGCAGCATTAAAAGATGGAGATATTATTGAAATTGATATAACTAATGGAAATTTAAATGTTGAATTATCTGATGAAGAAATTAAAGAAAGAATTGAAAATGCAGATTTGCCAGAGAAAAAGGTAAAAGGATGGTTGAATATATATAGACGTTCAGTTTCCTCTGCAGATGAAGGGGCTGTTCTAAGATAG
- a CDS encoding cupin domain-containing protein yields MTMDIKGKAIEMESMIEYQKDSVVSMEVIKKELGTVTLFAFDQGQGLSEHSAPFDAMVQIIDGEAEITLAGEGHTVKKGEMLIMPANIPHALQAVKGPYKMILTMIKSD; encoded by the coding sequence ATTACTATGGATATAAAAGGAAAAGCAATCGAAATGGAAAGTATGATTGAATATCAGAAAGACTCTGTTGTAAGTATGGAAGTTATTAAAAAAGAACTAGGCACAGTAACTTTATTTGCCTTTGATCAAGGACAAGGATTAAGTGAACATAGTGCTCCTTTTGATGCTATGGTTCAAATAATTGATGGTGAAGCAGAAATTACTCTTGCAGGTGAAGGGCATACTGTTAAAAAAGGTGAAATGCTTATCATGCCTGCAAATATCCCACATGCTTTACAAGCAGTTAAAGGACCATATAAAATGATTTTAACTATGATTAAATCAGATTAG